The genomic window ATATCTTATTAATCATTTACCTAGCAAAGTCATTGGCAATTCTACTCCTTTGGAATGTCTCTATCATCAAAAACCTGATTACAACTCTCTGATTTTTTTGGGTGTGCATGCTATCCCAATCTCCATCCATACAATCGTCATAAACTTGAGTTTCGTTCTACTcaatgtgtttttcttggctacaaTAATCTTCACAAAGGCTATAAGTGCCTGGAAAGTGCATGCTATCCCAATTTCAAGGGATGTTGTTTTCGATGAAACTCTGTTTCCTTTTTCCAAACTTAATCCCAACGCAGGAGCCCTTCTTCGTGCTGAAATAGACTTGCTTCCAGATCACGGGGGTGAATTAAATAAAGCTGATCATGtggaaaaaaacacaaaaaattgtAATTCTGCAGATTGTCGCCGTCATTTTATGTGTGCAGATCTGGACGAAACAGGCATGAGATCCCATGCTGATTCGGCTGGCAGCGGCGCTGGATCCCATGCAGATCCATGTGTCAGCCGTCTGTCTCTGGTGGCGTGCGATCCCAGGAGGATTTCCCTCCCCTGCATGCGTCCACCGACACACGGGTGGCCGATCAGGTGGACCCTGCCCGTCTCGCCTCGCGATTGGGTGAGACCGCCAGCCCAGGCACGGGCACAGGTGCTCATGTGGCCGACAGCCGCCACCAGGTGGAGCCCGCCAGCCTAGGCGCGGGCGCCAGAGCGCATGTGGCTGACAGCCGCTACAGGGCGGAGCCCGCCAGCCCAGGCACGGGCGGGGGTGTTTCCCCGCGTGCCATCTGTCCATGGGACGACGCGGCGGTTGGCGCGGCTGGTGACAGGGGGACACCCGCGTCGGCAGCATCAGGATCAGCTACAAGGGCAGAATCTGCCTTGGACTCGGTACCTGGATTTTCTGTGGAGGTGTCTGCTGCTTCTGGATCTCCTGTGGCTACATCAACAGCACTACCTCAGCCTCCTCGTCGACACACTCAGTCACAGTCAGGTATTGTCAAAGAAAAAGAGTATACTGATGGTACGGTACGATATGACAGAGTCAAACATGCTTTTCTTAGTAGTGTTGGAGAACCAAATCATTTGCATGATGCTCTAGCTCAGAAAGAATGGAAGGAGGCTATGGATATTGAATATGATGCTCTCGTGAAAAACAGAACTTGGCACTTAGTACCTCCAAATAAAGGTAGCAATGTCATAGATTGCAAATGGGtatataaaataaaaagaaaacctgATGGAAGCATAGACATATACAAGGCTAGATTAGTTGCCAAAGGTTTTAAGCAGAGATTTGTTATTGATTATGAAGATACATTTAGTCCTATTGTTAAGGTAGCTACTATTCGACTTGTATTTTCTATTGCTATTTCCAAAGGTTGGAGCTTAcgtcagctagatgttcagaacgcgtttcttcatagtgttcttgaggaagaagtgttcatgcgaCAACCACCTGGATATGAAAACCAAAGCACACCTCATCATGTCTGTAAGTTGGATAAAGCCTTATATGGTTTGAAACATGCCCCTAGAGCCTGGTACTCAAGGTTAAGCATGCAGTTACAACAACTTGGGTTCACATCATCCAAAGCAGATACCTCATTGTTCTTTTATCATAAAGACAATATTACTATATTTGTGCTTGTTTATGTTAATGATATAATTGTTGCAAGCTCAAGTTCAGATGCTACCACTTGTTTGCTTAAAGATCTAAAGTTAGAGTTTGCTCTCAAGGACTTGGGAGATCTTCACTATTTTCTTGGCATAGAAGTAAAGCAGATCAAGGATGGTATACTTCTTACACAGGAAAAATATACCACTGATATACTCAGGAGAGTAGGCTTGCACAATTGTAAACCTGTGAGTACACCAATTTCAACTTTTGAGAAACTTACAATTGAAAGTGGAGAAGCACTTGGACCAGAGGATGCAACTAATTACATAAGTGTTGTGGGTGCTTTGCAATATCTGAATCTTACACGTCCTGATATTTCTTACTCTGTGAATAAGGTATGTCAGTATTTACATGCACCTAGAACAACTCACTGGACTGCAGTCAAGAGGATTTTAAGGTATCTAAAATTTTCTGAAGGACTTGGGCTTCAGATTACCATGTCTTCTTCTCTACTTGTTACTGCCTACTCTGATGCAGACTAGGCAGGGTGTGCTGATGATAGAAGATCTACAGGTGGTTTTGCTATGTTTTTGGGAACTAATCTTgtatcatggagtgcaagaaaacaAGCTACTGTCTCAAGGTCAAGTACATAGGCTGAATATAAATCTTTGGCTAATGCTACAGCAGAAGTAATGTGGATACAAACATTGCTCTATGAACTTGGAATCAAGGCTCCACAAGCTGCTAGattatggtgtgataatattggtgcaacTTATCTTTCAGCTAACCCTGTTTTTCATGCACGTACCAAGCATATTGAGGTCGATCTCCACTTTGTTAGAGAAAGGGTAGCTCGAAGGCTACTTGACATTCGGTTTATACCTACTGGAGATCAACTTGCTGATGGCTTCACAAAACCCCTTACTATGAGGAGGTTGGATGAGTTCAAGTACAATCTTAACCTTGTGAAAGTTTCttgaggtttagattgagggggagtgttagatGATATTGTAGAGAGGTAGGAGAGGTGTTTAAACTTGTATctttctatctcttcttctgttgTAACCTCCCCGATCTCTTGTAACGATCATGATCGATCTTCTCTCGATCTCTTGTAAGCCACGGCACACATATGATATAAATAGGGATGCGGCCCGAGCAAAGGGTTCAATGCTTCCATCAAACCTTTACAAGCACAACGACTTTCCGATTGTCTactatgtaatttttattatttcttgtgtttgattgtactgccatgattagagatgaatagatcgaaagtttttcgCAAAAAAACATGGATAGGGTTTTGAATGAACTAACAACCGTCATTGCTTTTGCTTGGTGAAGTCATGTTTGTGGTGTTTAGATATTCGTCCccatttttttcgcgaatacgcaaagcttgcgtatcattgcattgtTAGAAGGAATAGAATGAGTACAGAGGGGATACATCACATGACACGAACGCAGGCAAGCGTGAACATGGTGCCCGGAGCAGGGAGACAAGGGATGCTCGGCCCGAACAAGGATAGAACACAGCTAGACCTACCAAGCCTGAACCAAAAGCGGCAAAGCCAAACTAGCGAGAATACCAACATCGCGAAAACCAAAAATCGGGGGCACCACGAGCGAGCAagatagcgccttcaagaaggaagacGACGCCGAGACGCCATCACCATCCGGTCTGgaggacctagggtttcccctgtgctCGAGGAGGGGCTCAGCCGAGGGCCTTGACagtgcctccaagaaggaaacgacATCCGCAGACGCCAACGCTGCCAGCACTGGCAAGCCGGGCAGAGATTTCGCTCCGGCCATAGGTTGAGCAATCCCATAGCCATCGTATCTAGAGTCGAAGATGAGGAAGCCATCACTAACCAAAGCCACTGATTAGGGAGGCGGTTGGCCGGGCTGCACCTGCCTTCGGAGGGTGGCACCTCCTCCGGACCAACGAGCATTGGATCTGACCAAAGGGGGAGGCTTTTGAGATGTACAAGGCAGGACAGGCGACAGAGCGAACCACGAGGAGGGTGGGGCGACGACAATCAGCAACACCGGCAAGCTAGGACTGGAGGGACGCAGATCCAAGTTGTCGTGGCCATAACCATCGAAACGTCGGTGAGCCAAGCGAGCTGGAAGGGACGCAGCTGCTGGGTCACCAAGGGCGGAGCTGCCCGGCAAAGGACACCAGCGGTCGTGGGCACCGGAGAGACGCAGGCCCAAGCTCGTCGGGGCCGGAGCAGCGCTAGCAAGTACCCGCCTTGAGAAGCACCGTGACTGCACAAGCACTGTAGCCTCGTCGCCTCTGTGCGTTAGCCATCACTATTGCTCGCAGAGGGGAGGAAGGGCCGCCAGAAATGGGGGGGGGGCGCCTGCACGGAGGCGGGCAAAGAACAACCCCGCAGTCGGCCGCAGGACTCGCACCCAGCCCATGGGCAACATCAGCACTAGTAGGGTTGGGTCGTGCTGCAATAGGGGGATGGGCGGAATGCAGGGAGGACACCGAGGCCGAAGCCAAGAACGCTGCGTCCGATGCCGGACTGGCAGGAGTTGCAGCAGCTGGAAGGGAGGGCGCCCGCGGTGCGCGAAGAAATCGGGGATGCGGGGTAGGGGGAAGCGTGAGAGGCGAaaaccgccccgccgccaccatcccgggGCGCGGCGCGGTCTCGTCGGTCGGCCCTCCAGCGGCGACGCAGTGGCGGCGAGCGAAGGGGGAGCTTCCCGACGGCGACGGCTGGTGGATCTCGAGGTtgtgggtggggtggggtggggatgCGCGAGGGGAACCGACCCGTCCCACCGCCACCATCCCGGGGCGCGGCACGGCTTCGCCAGccggccctccggcggcggcgcagcGGGAGTAGGCGGAGGGAGGGTTTCCTTGCGGCGGCGGATGGGGTTTCCCCCGTGTCGCCAGAGGAGGGCCTTCGTCCCCATTTTGATTTGCGAACTATGCAAGATGAAGCTTTTGTTGTGGGACATATGTTAAATCCTGGTTTTTTTTCCGTCTAAACTTGGTGAAATTCCGAAATTTACATGCTTTGCATACTTCTTTGGACTTGTACTACCCTATAGTGCACCCTGTGTACAGGGAAAAGCTATGTTTTTTTTTTACAAGAAGGGAAAAACTGCTATGTATTGGAAAGGTcgtagcaaagaagaaaaaaataggcctACAGCCCATACTCAACCCCCTTTCAGCCCAGCCTTTCTCTCTCACCGAATTGGGCTAACAACACCTGGTCCAAGCAACTGCCGAACGGGCGTCAGGCTGGATTCATGGGCTACCAGCCCATGAGGCCGAAAGAGGTGGCTGCTGGCAGCCGAACGCGTCGTAGCTCTTGGCaattatttctcaaaaaaaaaaaaaagctctTGGCAATTCTAAAAAAAAAACTCTGGCAGAAGCTGGCTTACGTGCTCTAGGGACACGCTACACATACCACCGTTCTACTCCACTAAACATCATCCCAAAACATTTAGCAAATGTTGTGCCCAGCGACAGGCAAGAGACGGGTTGTTATATGCACAAAACTCCTACTCAAACGCTGTACATTCACATGAGAATCAAACAGAGCTATCAGCTTAGTGCACATTGCTAGTGGGTTTATCTCTTTCTCGTTCTCTTTCTCTTTCCCTCCATTGGCCATATATATCTCTGGCGATGCATAGGGCGTCTGATGATGTTCCGAGGAGCCCTCGCTGCGAGAATCCGACGGTGTAGAGCCCGTTTCGCCCTTTCCAGCCGTCAGGGAAAGGGGTTTTGGGCGTGCCTTCTGTTGTGAAGACATCACCCCCATCCTGAAAATTAGGAACGATCAGCCATGGAGTGTATCAGACTAGACAAAAAAAAAGGAGCGCATACAGTTACATAGGCTGTAACgttcttttttttttttggagCTTAGGCTCTAGCGATCTTAATGGGGTAAAATCTACTGTAAGTATGTCAGACTCAACCAAGTAGCACTACCTTTCTTGCCAATTCTTGACTATATGTAGTTTGGATAACCTTTTGTTGTCCCATACTGATACTAGCACCCGAAATAGACCATATAGATTGGACCGGGCCGACGCAACGCAAGCGTATATCCAAACTCTCGAGTCCAGCATCCACGCCGGTGGGCGCCCATGCCCATGCCCACGCCCACGGTGAGTCACTGACTCGATCACTTGGCGCGAGAGAGGTGGACAGTTCGGGAGAAAGGAACGCATGGCTGATCTCAGGCGAGGGCACGAGCTGCCTCTGCCCCTCCCCGATACACGAGAAGGGAAATGGCCCAACAGGGGAAGGGGGAGGACGGCCGTGACGCGGGGACGCAGGGCAAGGTGACGGCATGACGCCTACTGTGCCAGTACTGTTGCGCTAAGCTGTGCAGACCAAAAACGAACAAGGGAGTCCTTTTTGGTGGCGTCACTTGGGTTGTTGTTTATATTTACCTTGAGCCAGGACGGCACGTTGCTCCTGTAGCCCGTCGCCAGTATTATTGCGTCGAACTGCTGCTCCTCCTTGCCGTCCGCGAGCCTGGCCCCGAGCCTCGTCACCTCCTTCACTGCTCCTACCACCTGGTTATCACATGACCTCAGCGCATACATACACAAGGAAATCGGCAGAGAAACGTAAAGTCGTGCATGTGCTGTGGTGGTGTGGCGACAGAGAAGAAATGGAGCTTGTGTGAGCTTTCATTCAAGGCCTGGCTGATAACTGGTATGATATGCCAGATTGGGCGGTGGCCCGCACGGCTAACGTTTCGACAGTTTACGCCAATCTTAATTATTCTTTCGTGGAACAAGGCTAGTCGACTGAGGGCACTAACCTTAATTTTGCCTGATTTGATGTGGTCTAGAGTCCCGACGTCCAGCACGGGGGTTCTGCCGGTGAGGTTCTTCAGCTCGATGGGCCCCGTCTTGGGCCGCCTAAGCCCGAGCTGGCTCGTGTTGCCCAGGGTCAAGCGCGCCGCCGCCAGGATGAACCGATCCACCAGCTGGACCGGCAGCCATTTGAGCAAAGCCATGGCAATGCCAAACGTGGACACacccaacatctcctttggcagcACATGGACCTGTACAAAAGAAAATGACCGTGCGCACTTAGTTTCAGCGTGAATGATCGCTCGCTCCAACGGCGAGAGACGAAACGGGCGGGCATAAATAGTTGAAGCAAAAGAGAAGGGAAACAAAACGGATCAACAACAGCACCCATGCAGATTGGAACATGCTTGTCATGAAAGATGGCAGCAAGTAGGGTGCGTGCGTGACACGGAGAAAATAGGCTAGGCACCGAAGGGGAAATGCCCAAGAAGTTAAGTGCACCAAAGAGGAGCAGAGTAAAAAATAATTGCACGAACTACaacagaaaagaaacaaaaggCAGCAAGAAAACAAGGACGGATCCTAACAGCATAATCTTCGCTACGTAGATAGAGCACGAGCTCATTGTGATTGTGGAGTATTACCGTGTTCCGCACCACCATGGAGGGCTTAGCGCCATGCCGGCACAAATCCAAGCTCACCTCCATGCCGGAGTTCCCGCACCCCACCACCAACACCTTTTCCCCGGCGAACTCCTCGCCGCACTTGTACTCGCACGTGTGCAGGACGCGCCCGGCGAACTGCCGCATGCCGGGGAAGTCCGGGACGTGCGGCTCGGCGTTCTCGCCCGTCGCCACGACCAGCCACTTGGTCATCAGCACCTCGCCGCCCGCCAGGCGCACCGCCCAGGCGCCCGCAGACGCGTCGAACGCGGCCTCCTCGACGCTGGCGCCGAAGCGAGGGGCCACGCCCGCCGCGGCGGCGTACGCCTCCATGTACGCCACGAACTGGTCCTTGCAGGGGTAGGTCGGGTACTCGGCCGGGAACGGGAGGAGCGGCAGCTCGCAGAAGCGCTTGGGCAGGTGGAGCGCGAGGCGGTCGTACATGCGGTGGCGCCACGCAAAGGCCAGCGAGTCGGACCTCTCGAGCACCGTGGCCGGCACGCCGCGAGCCGCGAGGCACGCGGCGGCTGCCAGCCCCGACGGGCCCGCGCCGACGATGAGGGCGCCGGGGACCCACGTCGCGCGGTCTTCTTGCTCCTCCTTGTCCATGGCACTGGTTGCTTCGATCGGTTCTGGGGCCTCTGCTTGCTTGTGGGCGTGTGTTTTTACTGTGGAGTGGAGGTGTATTTTACTGTGCAAGGGGTTTTATAGGGGTTTTGGCTAGGGCGCGTACGCCTTCATCCGCAGGAGCTTGGAGACTCGCGGGCGGGAGTACGCCTAGCAGCTTTGGAAGCTCGTGCAGTATTTCCTTGCTCTGTTTAAAAGCCCTTGAACCCGAACGtggattttttttttctttcgtatACCACGCAAAAAGGAAAAATGGAACTTGAAGACTTGAAGGTGTCTGTCACTTGACGATATCATAGGCCGTGCGTACGAGGTCCACGCTACCACGGTAGATGTAGGTGGGAGTTACCACCTGGTATTTGTCCTTGGTTGTAAATTTGGCTTGTCTCTGTTAATAACGCAAGATTACTCTGACCGACTGGAACCCAACAGCAACAATCCAGAGATCATGGGCAATAGTGACCTTTGATGGGAGCTTGGGAGCATCCTGTTTTCCAGGAACTGGAGTAGTATGATTATATACTCTCTACAAATAAATACAGTATGAAATAAGAGTATCTATTTTTTTGTGGATGCAAGCAGTAGTTTGGACAGCGATAGGGCTAAGTGTGATGTGCACATGAGGAGTGGCAGAGCAATTCCAGGCGGTCACACCAAAAGCAGCTCAGGGTGTTCCAGCGGTTTCAACACGGAGACTCAGAGCATTTGCTTCCTCCCTCTGCTTGTGGTTCTACTTCTACGTGAAGGATGTAGCACTAGCTAGCTATAAATCAATGACGTTGGCGAGGATTAATTGGTAGTCCAATGGCCAAAGATGCAAAGGGCAGTCGATGGTGTAAGTTGTGGACTGGTGGTACAAGTCAACTCGGAGAGATCGAGTTCAAAATGATGGGCGGGAATCCCCTACAAGCTACAGTTGTCACAAGTCAGGCTCGCTGCAAATATTTATTATGATATGAAGCCCCCGCTGCTCGTCACAATCTTCCTACTCCGCCTAGGACGAGGATTCGCACGCTGCACACGCGAGTGATAGCATGCAACGGTAGCTTACCGGCCATAAAATCAGGAATTCAACATTCCCATCTGAATTATGTGCTTATTTACGCAGACGGGGGCGCTGGACAACAAGGTGTGCGACTCGCGAAAAGTCCAACGGACGCGGACAAGGGCATCGCCGGCTCCGGTGTGCACACGGtctcttaggccaactccaccgcacgatccCATCTTATCCGACCCCATCCGTTTGAAATAAAAGAGGACAAATCAGGCGGCCCAACGCGCGCCGGCCCGGACCCATTTTGTC from Triticum aestivum cultivar Chinese Spring chromosome 3B, IWGSC CS RefSeq v2.1, whole genome shotgun sequence includes these protein-coding regions:
- the LOC123065477 gene encoding indole-3-pyruvate monooxygenase YUCCA1-like, which gives rise to MDKEEQEDRATWVPGALIVGAGPSGLAAAACLAARGVPATVLERSDSLAFAWRHRMYDRLALHLPKRFCELPLLPFPAEYPTYPCKDQFVAYMEAYAAAAGVAPRFGASVEEAAFDASAGAWAVRLAGGEVLMTKWLVVATGENAEPHVPDFPGMRQFAGRVLHTCEYKCGEEFAGEKVLVVGCGNSGMEVSLDLCRHGAKPSMVVRNTVHVLPKEMLGVSTFGIAMALLKWLPVQLVDRFILAAARLTLGNTSQLGLRRPKTGPIELKNLTGRTPVLDVGTLDHIKSGKIKVVGAVKEVTRLGARLADGKEEQQFDAIILATGYRSNVPSWLKDGGDVFTTEGTPKTPFPDGWKGRNGLYTVGFSQRGLLGTSSDALCIARDIYGQWRERERERERDKPTSNVH